In the Bacillota bacterium genome, GACCTCTCCTCGGGTCTTGGTGGAAACCGTGCCTTGCCTGCATCGGGCCAGATGGGCCACCACAGCGTCATGCATCAGGCCCGTGTTAATCTCCGTCCCAAAAACTTCCGGACGCAACTCCAATGTCTCTACCTGTTGCCCTTCGGCATTCAATACGGTTACCTGTGGCATCGTCCAACCTCCTCTTCGCCACTAACTTGCTTTGATCAGGACCATAGCACCCCGCACACCGGGCACGGCCCCCTTGACCAACAGCAAGTTCCGTTCTTGATCGACCCTGACGACCTCAAGGTTCTTGACGGTTACCCGCTCATTACCCATTCGTCCGGGAAGTTTGCGTCCTTTGAAAACTCTAGGTATACCGGTGGCACCTAGGGATCCTACCCGCCGGTGGTATTTTGAGCCATGGGCTGAGGGGCCGCGGCCAAATCCGTGACGCTTGATTGCGCCGGCAAAGCCCTTCCCCTTCGACCGACCCACGACGTCAACCAGTTGGCCCGGTTCGAAGATCTCTACGGTCACCGTTGCACCCACTTCGTACTTTTCCAGTTCCTCCGGCTCGACTCTAAATTCCCGCAGGTATTTACAGGCACCCACACCGGCCTTCTTAAAGTGACCAGCAAGGGGCTTGTTTGGTCGCTTTTCCTCTCCAAAACCCAGCTGAACTGCGGTATAGCCGTCCCGTTCCTGGGTCTTCTTCTGTACCACCACACAGGGACCGGCCTCGAGCACCGTCACCGGAATCATCCGACCGTTCTCATCGAAGACCTGGGTCATACCCAGCTTGCGACCCACTAATCCAATCGCCATTACTGCACCTCCTCCTCTTCACACCGACTGACTTACAGCTTGATCTCAATATCGACACCCGCTGGCAGATCCAAACGCATCAGCGCGTCGACTGTCTTCGGTGTTGGATCGAGGATATCGATCAGTCGTTTGTGCGTTCTCATCTCGAACTGTTCTCGGGAATCCTTGTGAATATGGGTGGATCTCAGTACCGTCACCACATGACGCTCCGTGGGCAACGGTACTGGACCCGACACCCCCGCGCCCGTACGACGGGCGGTGTCCACAATCTTCTCCGCTGAGCTATCCAAGACCTTGTGATCAAAGGCCTTCAGACGAATTCTAATCTTCTGCTTAGCCACTGTTCAACTTCCTCCTTGACGCCCGATTATTCTTACCCCTGACGAGGGGTTTACGGACATGCTCTCCGGAAATTACCCGGCGCGCCGGCAACCTCCCGGTTCATCGCTCTTCCTTACATCGTCGGTCAGCTGATTAATTACTTAATAACCTTCGAAACAACACCGGCACCAACAGTGCGGCCACCTTCGCGAATAGCAAAGCGCAGTCCCTCTTCCATCGCGATGGGGGTGATCAGCTTCACATTGATGGTGACCCGGTCACCAGGCATGACCATCTCAACGCCCTCGGGCAGGGTCAGATCCCCGGTCACGTCGGTAGTTCTGAAATAGAACTGGGGCCGGTAGCCGCTGAAGAAGGGAGTGTGCCGTCCGCCTTCTTCCTTGCTCAATACGTAAACCTCACCCTCAAACTCAGTATGGGGGGTGATGGAACCAGGCTTAGCCAAGACTTGACCCCGCTCGATCTCATCCCGGTCAACACCACGCAACAGGACACCCACGTTGTCTCCCGCCTCGGCCTGATCCAAAAGCTTGCGGAACATTTCTACACCAGTGGCAACGGTCTTCCGAGCCTTGTCCATCAGACCAACGATCTCAACCTCGTCACCAACCTTGACGGTACCCCGCTCCACACGACCAGTGGCCACGGTACCCCGTCCGGTGATGCTGAACACGTCTTCCACAGGCATGAGGAAGGGCTTGTCAACTTCCCGGGTTGGGGTGGGGATATACTCGTCCACCTGCTCCATCAGCTCGACGATCTTCCCACACCATTCACACTCGCCGCAGCCGCACTCCAGAGCCTTCAGAGCAGATCCCGCTACAACCGGAACCTCATCCCCAGGGAACTCGTATTCACTCAGAAGATCCCGCACTTCCATCTCCACAAGCTCCATAAGCTCCTCGTCGTCTACCATGTCGGCCTTGTTCAGGAATACCACGATGTTGGGCACGCCAACCTGACGGGCCAAAAGGATGTGCTC is a window encoding:
- the rplC gene encoding 50S ribosomal protein L3, with protein sequence MAIGLVGRKLGMTQVFDENGRMIPVTVLEAGPCVVVQKKTQERDGYTAVQLGFGEEKRPNKPLAGHFKKAGVGACKYLREFRVEPEELEKYEVGATVTVEIFEPGQLVDVVGRSKGKGFAGAIKRHGFGRGPSAHGSKYHRRVGSLGATGIPRVFKGRKLPGRMGNERVTVKNLEVVRVDQERNLLLVKGAVPGVRGAMVLIKAS
- the rpsJ gene encoding 30S ribosomal protein S10 → MAKQKIRIRLKAFDHKVLDSSAEKIVDTARRTGAGVSGPVPLPTERHVVTVLRSTHIHKDSREQFEMRTHKRLIDILDPTPKTVDALMRLDLPAGVDIEIKL
- the tuf gene encoding elongation factor Tu — encoded protein: MAKAKFERTKPHVNIGTIGHVDHGKTTLTAAITNVLAKKGGAAAKRFDEIDNAPEEKQRGITINTSHVEYETEKRHYAHVDCPGHADYVKNMITGAAQMDGAILVVSAADGPMPQTREHILLARQVGVPNIVVFLNKADMVDDEELMELVEMEVRDLLSEYEFPGDEVPVVAGSALKALECGCGECEWCGKIVELMEQVDEYIPTPTREVDKPFLMPVEDVFSITGRGTVATGRVERGTVKVGDEVEIVGLMDKARKTVATGVEMFRKLLDQAEAGDNVGVLLRGVDRDEIERGQVLAKPGSITPHTEFEGEVYVLSKEEGGRHTPFFSGYRPQFYFRTTDVTGDLTLPEGVEMVMPGDRVTINVKLITPIAMEEGLRFAIREGGRTVGAGVVSKVIK